Proteins found in one Mustela lutreola isolate mMusLut2 chromosome 12, mMusLut2.pri, whole genome shotgun sequence genomic segment:
- the IFNB1 gene encoding interferon beta, which translates to MTSRCILQTALLVYFSTTVLAMNYNLLRFQLSSSSVECQELLLQLNGTSKDCLKDRMNFKIPEEIQKSQKFQKEDIVLVTLEMFQKTSDIFRRNLSSTGWNESIVENLLATLHWQKEHLEEILEDIMQEENVTWDHRTLLHLKRYYLRIVRYLKAKEFSVCAWTIVQAEILRSFFFLDKLTDSLPN; encoded by the coding sequence ATGACCAGCAGGTGTATCCTCCAAACTGCTCTCCTGGTATATTTCTCCACCACGGTTCTTGCCATGAACTATAACTTACTTCGATTCCAACTAAGCAGCAGCAGTGTGGAGTGCCAGGAGCTCCTTCTACAGTTGAATGGAACGTCTAAAGATTGCCTCAAGGACAGGATGAACTTCAAGATCCCTGAGGAGATCCAGAAATCCCAGAAGTTCCAGAAGGAGGACATCGTATTGGTCACCCTTGAGATGTTCCAAAAGACTTCTGATATTTTCAGGAGAAATCTCTCAAGCACGGGATGGAATGAGAGCATTGTCGAGAACCTCCTTGCCACACTCCACTGGCAGAAGGAACATCTGGAGGAAATCCTGGAGGACATCATGCAGGAGGAAAACGTCACTTGGGACCACAGGACCCTTCTGCACCTGAAGAGATATTATCTAAGGATTGTGCGGTACCTGAAAGCGAAGGAGTTCAGCGTCTGTGCCTGGACAATAGTGCAAGCAGAAATCCTCAGGAGCTTTTTCTTCCTTGATAAACTTACAGATTCTCTCCCTAACTGA